GCGCTCCCATCTCGGGCGTTGATCCGGGCCGTGGCCGCCAACACATGAGTCCCAATACATGAGTCCCAAAACATGAGTCGAGGAACACGAACCGAGGATGAGACGATGAATCCCGCCATGCGCTACCACCCTGGAAAGAACCGCCCCCACCACGCCCGGCGCCCGGCCCGTCGGCTGCCGGCTCTGCTGGCGGTGCTGGCCTTCGTCACCGCCTCCACCGTGGGGGCGGCCCTGCCCGCCGCGGTGGATGGCGAGCCTCTGCCCTCCCTGGCGCCCATGCTGGAGCGCGCGGTGCCGGCGGTGGTGAACATATCCACCCGCACCGAGGTGCGTCGCGAGCTCAGCCCCCTGTTGCAGGACCCCTTCTTCCGGCGCTTCTTCGACATCCCCCGGGAGCGCTCCAGGAAACGCCACAGCCTGGGCTCGGGGGTGGTGGTGGATGCCGCCGAAGGCTACATCCTCACCAATCACCATGTCATCGACCGCGCCGACGAGATCACCGTGACCCTGCAGGACGGGCGTAACCTTCAGGCGGAACTGGTGGGCCACGATCCCGAGACCGACATCGCCGTAGTGCGGGTGCCGCCTGAAGGCCTCACCGCCCTGCCCCTGGCGGACTCCGATGACCTGCGGGTGGGGGACTTCGTGGTGGCCATCGGCAGCCCCTTCGGCCTCGGCCAGACGGTGACCTCGGGCATCGTCAGCGCCATGGGGCGCAGCGGCCTGGGCATCGAGGGCTACGAGGACTTCATCCAGACCGATGCCTCCATCAACCCGGGCAACTCCGGCGGTGCCCTGGTGAACCTGCGGGGCGAACTGGTGGGTATCAACACCGCCATCCTGGCCCCCGGGGGCGGCAACGTGGGGATCGGCTTCGCTATCCCCGCCAACATGGCGCGGGAGATCATGGCCCAGTTGGTGGAGTATGGCGAGGTACGCCGGGGTTATCTCGGCGTCACCGCCCAGGACCTCACGCCGGAGCTGGCCACGGCCTTCGGCCTGGAGTCGCGCGACGGCGCCGTCATCACCGAGGTGGCCACGGGCTCCCCCGGCGCCGAGGCCGGCCTGCGGCCCGGCGACGTCATCGTCGCGGTCAACGGCCGCCGGGTCAGCAATTCCTCCGATGTACGCAACACCGTGGGTCTGGCCCGCCTCGGCCAGGAGGTGGCCATCGAGTTCCTGCGTGACGGGGCCCCCATGACCGTCACCATGCGCTCCCGTGCCCCGGAGCCCGAAGGCACGGCCGGCGCACAGTTGCACCCGCGGCTGGCGGACGCGCGCTTCGCCGAGGTCGACGTCGGCGGCGACGGCCGTGACGCGGTGCGCGTCGGCGTGCTGGCGGTGGAGCAGGACGGCGCCGCCTGGAACTCCGGGCTGCGGCCGGGGGACATCATCCTGGCGGTGAACCGCCAGCGGGTGGGTGGGCTGAAGGCCATGGCGCGCGAACTCGCCGGTAGCGGCGACACCTTCTCCCTGACCCTGCAGCGGGGCAGCAGGATCCTGCGTATCGTACTGAGGTAGCTGAACGCCGATTCAATCTGTTCTTTATCGAATCGGCACTGGCCTGGTGAGACGCCCTGTCAGGCCCCGTCGCCGCTCCCCGGGGCCGCCCGGGGCAGGGCGGCGGCCTCCTCCGCGCCCTCCAGCTCCACCTTCTCGATGCGCTCGAAGCGCTCCGCGATCTTGCCCGCCGAGATGTGCACGTCCTTGACGTCGCTGTGGGCCTGGCCGATGTGGCGGGCGAGATTGTCCATGCGCTTGCGGAAGCGCTCGAAGTCGCGGCCCAGCCATGACAGGTGGTCCTGGATGATATGCACCTGGCGACGGGTGGCGTCGTCCTTGAGCACCGCCCGCGCGGTGTTCAGTACCGCCATCATGGTGGTGGGGGAGCACATCCACACCCGGGAGCGGTAAGACAGCTCCACCAGGTCGGGGTGGTGGGCCTGGATCTCGGCGAACACCGCCTCCGCGGGGATGAACATCACCGCGCCATCCGCCGTCACCGTGGGTAGGATGTAGCGCTCGGCGATGTCCTTGATGTGGCGTTTCACGTCCTGCTTGAACTGGCGCCCGGCCGCCTGGCGCTCCGCCTCGGGGGCCGTTTCGTCCATCATGCGCTGCCAGGATTCCAGGGGGAACTTCGAATCCACTGCCACGTGTCCGGTGGGGTCGGGCAGGAACAGGATGCAGTCCACCCGCCGGTTGTTGGGCAGGGTGTGCTGGAGGGCGTAGCTGCCCTCGGGCATCACGTTGCCGACCAGGGCGGACAGCTGGACCTCCCCCATGGCGCCCCGGGAGCGCTTGTCCGACAGCACCTCCTGGAGGCTCACTACGTTGCTGGAGAGTTCGGTGATGCGCTTCTGGGCCTCGTCGATGAGGGCGAGGCGCTGCTGCACGTCGGCGAATACCGCGGTGGTCTTCTCGAAGCCCTCGGCGAGGCGTTTCTCCACCTGGCCGCTGATGTCCCGCAGGCGCTCGTCGGTGGAGCGGGTGAGGCGGTCTACCTGCTCGCTGACCGCCTCGCCACTGGCCTTGACCGCCCCGGACACCTGCTCCTGCATGGCGCGGGTGCCCCGGCTGAGGCTGTCATGCAGGACCTTGAGGCCGTGGCTGTCGCGGCGTTCGGCCCGCTGCTCGTAGTCGGCCAGGCTGCTCTTCACCTGGTCGTTGAGGGCCGCGAACTGGCGGATGAGGTGATTCTGCAGTTGCCCCAGGGCCTTGATCTGGGTCGCGCGATTGGCGCCGAAGCCGCGCTCCAGGGCCGTCGTGAGCTCGCCGCGGTGGGCCGCCAGGTGCTGGTCCATGCGGTCCATCTGGGTGGCCAGGGCGCGCAGGGCATGGGCCTGCTCGTGCTGCCGGTCACGGGCCTGCTCCAGGGACGCCTCCAGGCGTTCCAGCGCCCGCTGAGCGTCACGCCGGGCGCGGCCATGGAACACCGCCAAGGCCGCCACCAGCGCCGCCACCAGCGCCAGCGGCACTAACGCCGCCAGCCAGGGCAGGAGGGGGTGCTGGAGATCCATCAGGGCGTCACCGCGCAGGTGAGAATTGTCACGGGTTTTGACGGTTGAATCAGGGGAGTCACCACCATCTAATAGTCAATATCGACGTTCGCCGGTATCTTGCCGACCTTGGGGCCAATCTTGACGCCTACCGCTATGAACAAGCAATTACCCGAACAGCTGCGAAACCTGGTTTCCAGTGGGGAAGAAGGGCTCGACCTCGCGGCCGGGGCGTTGCTCATTGCCAGCCTGGAGTACCCGGAGCTGGATGCCGGGCGCTACCTGGCGGACCTCGACCGCATGGGCCGCGAGGTGAACGAGCTGGCCGGGTCCGGTGCCGCGCCCCTGGATGCCCTGCGCGCCCTCAACCGCTATCTGTTCGAGCAGCAGGGTTTCGCCGGCAACCACGCCGATTATTATGACCCCCGCAACAGCTTCCTCAACGATGTGCTGGAACGCCGCACCGGGATCCCCGTGACCCTGTCGGTGGTGTACATGGAGGTGGCCCGTCGCGCGGGGCTGGAGGTCGACGGCGTGCCCTTCCCCGGCCATTTCCTGGTGAAGCTCACCCTGGAGGAGGGCGAGGTGCTGCTGGATCCCTATTCCGGCGGGGTGTCCCTGTCCCTGGAGGACGTCGAGGCGCGGCTGGCGGCCCTGGGCGGCGGCGGCCAGGAGGCCCGGCACGCCATCCCCGAACTGCTGAACGCCGCCTCCAAGCGCGATATCCTGCTGCGCATGGCCTCCAATCTGCGGGTCATCTACCGCAACAACGACGACTATCCGCGCCTGCTGGCCCTGTCGGAACTGCTGCTGGTGCTGGCACCGGATGATGCCGAGATCTACCGTGACCAGGCGCTGTGCTACGAGGGGCTGGAGTATCCCGCCGGTGCCTTGAAGGCCTACCGGCGCTATCTGGAGCACGCCGGCGAGCCACGGGACCGCGATGCCGTTCGCGAGCGCATGGTGGAGTTGGGGGCCGTCGCCGGCAACGTGCACTGAAGGCACGCCCCTGGGGCGGTGACTCTGGGGGGCGGCTCAGCCCGCGGTCTGGGGCTGGTAATTGGGCAGGGGGCCGTCCGCCATGGACAGCCCCTCCGCCAGCCGTGCCAGGGCCGCGTCCAGCTCCATGAGGGAGATGGGCTTGCGCAGCAGGTCGATGGCGCCCCCCTCCAGGGCGGCCCGGCGCACGGCGGCGTCGTGGACTCCACTGATCATGATGACGCCCATGGTGGGTGCCGCCTCGCGCGCCGCCCGCAACACATCGAGGCCCGTGCCGTCCGGCAGGCAGTAGTCCAGCAACGCGGCGCTGAAGGGCCGGTCCTGCAACAGGTACAGGGCCTCGCGACAGGTGCGAGCCCCGGCTATGCGGTAGCCCGCTTCCTGCAGGTGGAGGCCGAGGATGGCATTGAGGGACAGGTCGTCATCCACGATGAGGATATTGTGTTCATTCATGGTGACCTCAGGCGGCCGTTTGGAGGCCGTAATCCGACTCCAGGAGTTCCCGCAGCTTGTGCTTGGCGCGGAACACCCGGGTCATGACGGCGCCGCGGGAGATCCCCATGATACGGCCGATCTCCTCGCAGCTGTGGCCGCCCAGCACCTGCAGTTCCAGGGGCTCGCGGTACTCGGGGGAGAGGGTCTCCAGGGCGCGCCGTAACACGAAGGCCTCGGTGCTCTTGTCGTCGCCATCGAAGCCGGCCACCCGTTCGACCTCCATGTCGCTGAACTCGGGGCGGTAGCGCTCGTAGAGGCGGGCGTGTTCGCGGCGCACGATGGTCATGAGCCAGGACTTCACGGCCTTGGAGTCACGGATGGAACTACGCGCCCGCCATGCCCGCAACAGAGTCTCCTGCACCACGTCCTCGGCCACCGCGCGGTCGCGGGCCAGCCACAGGGCGTAACGGAACAGGTCCCGGGAGTAGGTGTCCACCAGGGTCTCGAACTCGGCACGGGTGACATCCGGGGGAAAGGGCGCGGTGGCTTGCTCGATTTGGGCGGCACAGGTGGACATGGCGGTTCTCCGGTCACGGGCCCCCAACGGGCCGGTCACTCTCAGTAGAGCAATCGCCATGCCATTAATTAACGCATTGATATATTTAGGTATTTAATTTTTTAGAGGCAAGGATAACAACGAATCGTTACATCGATGTGCGGCGGCGGAGGTAACGAAACGTGACATTCACACCGGCATCATGCCCGCCGCTTCAGAACAGGGTATAGATGAAGGGCGCCACCGCCGAGCCCTGGGCGAACACCAGCAGGGCGCCGAGCAGCACCAGCACGATGATGATGGGCAGCAGCCAGAACTTCTTGCGCTCGCGCATGAAGGCCCACAGGTCCTGCACCAGGTCGAGCATCAGAAGGGGCGCTCCAGGTTCTGTTTGACGGGTTGCCGGCCGGGTTGCCGGTAGCTGGTCCGGCCGGGCTCCAGGCGCCGCGCCATGGGGTCCCGGAAGAGCCTCATGGCCACGCCCACCGGCACGAGTATCAGGGAGAATGCGAGGCCCAGGACGAGGCGGGTATTCACCCACCCCAGGGCATGGGCGATGCGCAGCCACAGGCGCTGGACGGGGGCCAGCCGCCGGGGCGCCAGCAGGGCGCCGAGGGCGAACACCGCGGCCACCGGCCACGGCCACAGGGGCCAGGCGAGGCCCCACAGCCAGGGGATGAGCAGGCCGAAGACGAGGCCCACCATGGCCGCCATGAGCAGGCCGAAGGCGCGCAGTTCCGAAGGCGTGGGGGGAGGGGTTGTGAGCGGGCGGGCGACCATGGCGGGATTATCCCAGATTCCTAGTCCGGCTCCAGTTCCTCCCGCCATGTCTCGTCCCCTTCCAGGGGCGGCTGGTCGGTCTTGGCCAGCAGCAGGCCCTCCACCACCAGATAATCTATCTCCGTACGCATGAAGCAGCGGTAGGCATCCTCCGGGGAGCCGACGATGGGTTCGCCCCGCACGTTGAACGAGGTATTCACCAGCACCGGGCAGCCGGTACGGGCCTCGAAGGCCTCGAGCAGCCGGTAAAAGCGCGGGTTGGTGTGCTCGTGCACCGTCTGCACCCGGGCCGAGAAATCCACGTGGGTGACGGCCGGGATGGTGGAACGGGGCACCTTGAGCCTGTCGATGCCGAACAGGCCCGCGGCGTCCTCTTCGGGAGGCAGGCGCCGTGCTGCGGCCACCGGGGCGACGAAGAGCATGTAGGGGCTCGCGCGGTCCAGCTCGAACCACTCCCCGGCACGCTCCGCCAGCACCGCCGGAGCGAAGGGGCGGAAGGACTCGCGGTATTTGATCTTGAGGTTCATCACCGACTGCATCCGCGGCGAGCGCGGATCGCCGAGGATGGAACGCCCCCCCAGGGCCCGCGGGCCGAACTCCATGGGGCCCTGGAACCACCCCACCACCGCGCCGTCTGCCAGCAGGGTGGCCACCAGCGGCAGCAACTCGGCATCGTCTATGGCCTCGGCCACCGCGCCCATGGCCTCCAGACGCTGGGCGGCCTCGGTGGTGGAGAAGCGCGGCCCCAGGTAGGCGCCGGCCATGGCGTCCCCGGCTATGGGTTGATGGCTGCCGTCATGCACCTCGTGCCAGACCACCAGGGCCGCTCCCAGGGCGCCCCCGGCGTCCCCCGCCGCCGGCTGGACCCAGATGTCCTCGAACACGCCGGCGCGCAGCAGCTCGCCATTGGCCACGCAGTTGAGGGCCACGCCCCCCGCCAGGCACAAGTGCTCCGCGCCCGTCTCGGCCCGCAGGGTACGTCCGAGGCGCAACACCACCTCTTCCGTCACCTTCTGGATGGAGGCCGCGATATCCATGTGGTGGCGGGTGATTGGGGTCTCCGGAGTGCGGGGCGGGCCACCGAAGAGGTCATGAAAACGGCCATTGGTCATGGTGAGGCCGGTGCAATAGTTGAAATAGTCCATGTTGAGGCGGAAGGTGCCGTCCGCCTTCAGGTCCAGCAGCCGCTCCAGGATGACGTCCACATAGCGGGGCTCACCGTAGGGTGCGAGGCCCATGAGCTTGTACTCCCCGGAGTTCACCCGGAAGCCGGTGTAATAGGTGAAGGCCGAGTAGAGCAGGCCCAGGGAGTGGGGGAAGTCGATCTGCCACAGGGCCTCGAGGCGCCGGCCCGCCCCCAGCCATGCGCTGGTGGTGGCCCATTCGCCCACCCCGTCCAGGCATAGTACCGCCGCCTTCTCGAAGGGGCTGGGATAGAAGGCCGAGGCGGCATGGGCCTGGTGGTGCTCCGTGAACAGCAGGGGCGGCAGGGCTTGCTCCTTCACTCCGGCCAGGGCGGCGAGTTCCCGCTTGAGGGTCTTCTTGAGATACAGCTTGTCCTGCAGCCATACCGGCATGGCGGCCACGAAGGACCGGAAGCCCCGCGGCGCATAGGCCAGGTAGGTCTCCAGCAGGCGCTCGAACTTCACCAGGGGCTTGTCGTAGAACACCACTTGGTTCACATCCGTGAGATGGATGCCCCGGGACTCCAGGCAGAAGCGAACGGCCTGACCCGGGAAACGGGCATCGTGCTTGCGGCGCGAGAACCGCTCCTCCTGGGCCGCCGCCACGATGACCCCGTCCTCCACCAGCGCCGCCGCGCTGTCGTGATAGTAGGCCGACAGGCCGAGGACGGTGGTCATGGGTGAATAAACAGAATCGCGTATCCCGAAAAATATCTATTCTACCGTCAAATTCAATCCCCAGGACCCCCGTGCGCTGTAGGTCGGGCTGTAGGTCGGGCTTCAGCCCGACAGCCCGTGGTGGGAATTCCAACCCGACGCGGGGCACATGCGGCGGGGCCAAATGTCGGGATGAATCCCGGCCTACATCCGTGCCACAGGAACAGGCGGTGGCGATGTATCGGTCGGTCGGGCTGTAGGTCGGGCTTCAGCCCGACAGCCCGCTTCCCTACTCGCTCAGGCGAATCACCCGATTGGGGTTGGCCGGGTCGTCCGGCAGGCTGACGTTGCCCCCCAGGACATCGACGATATAGCCCTCGAGGATGGCCTGCTCCCCTACGGTGGTGGCGCCTACCACCGTGGCGGCGGCGAAGGCGGCGAAACCGTCGCCGCCGGTGGCGGTGAAGCTGTTGGTGGCCAGCACGAAAATCTCCGCCAGGGCCGTGGCGTCTGCTGCGCCGTCGCTCACCAGTTCCACCACCGTGCCGTCATGGCGGGTGATGGTCAGGCCACGCACCCGGGAGGGCACGGTGACGCTGGCCTGGCCCTCGATGGGCGCAAAAGTGGTGTCGAAGGCCAGCACCATGCCCGCGACCTGCGGGAACCGGCCATCGGTGAAGGTGGCCCGGCTGACCGAGTTCTCCATCGCCGCCAGCACCTGGTCACCGCTCATCTCCAGCACCGTCAGAGTGTTATCGAAGGCCAGGGCCGCCTGGACGGCCAGGCGGATAATGCTGGGGCCCTCTATGGTGTCGCGGATGCCGCCGCCGTTCTTGAGGGCCATGTCCACCGTGGGGAAGCCGTTCTGCTGGGCCCCCCAGATGGTGGAGTCGGCGGCCAGGTTGCCGAGATTGGTCTCGCGGCTGCGCACGTCTACTCGCTGGCCATTGAGGGGGAAGTCAGTCGTGCCCACCACGAAGAAGGCATCCCGGATCAGCGTCGTCTGCTTGAGGGCATCGAGGATGCTGGCCACCATCGCGTCTGGCGTGAGCTCCGACGCCCCCACCAGGGGCTCCAACTCATCGATGGCCGCCGCCGTGGTGGCCACCGGCCCGTTACGGAAGTCGCCCCAGTCGGCGATGCGGCCACGGCGGTCGAAGGTGACGAACAGGTTGCCGACGTAGCGGAATTGCTGGTCGCTGTTGACCACCAGCACCGTGTTGCCCTCGCTGTCCACCCGCACGGTGGGGTAGTCCGCCTCGGCGGAGTCCTCGGGGCGCAGCAGATTGAAGGGGCCCTCGGCCACGGGCCTGGCCATGAAACCGGTGGAACCGGCGGCGACGATGATGTCGATGCCGCGCAGGCTGCCGGCCGACAGGGGATCGCCCGTGAAGTCCTGGGCATGGTCCAGCAGGATGATGCGGTTCACCCCCCGGCCTTCCAGCAGGTCCACCTGCTCCAGGACCTGGGACACGGCGGACACCAGGGGCTGGTTGGTGGCGGGGTCACGGCCGCCGACGAAATCGAGGCCGGGTAGGGTGGTGTCCGGATCCTCGATGACATTGAAGAAATCCGCCGGCGCGCGGCCGATGAGGCCGATGCGCTGGCCGCCGCGCACCACCACGCAACTTTTGACCACCTTGCCACGGTTGGCGAGGCAACTGCCGCCATCCCGCCCGCTGCGGATGGCCGGTGTGACCGGGTCCAGCTCCACATTACCGAAGTCCAGGTTGGCGGCGACGAAGGGGTAGTCGGCTTCCCGCAGCATGACGGCGAACTCGTCGATGCCACCGTCGAACTCATGGTTCCCCATGCCGTTGGCGGCAAGCCCCATGGCGTTGAACATCATGATGTCCCCCAGACCCGGCGCGCCGAAGGCTTCTTCGGAGGCCCGATGGAACGGTCCCGGTATGGTGTGGTCGCCGGCCGTCAGGTGCAGAGTGGGGATGCACTCCCGGCGGGAGACCTGCTTCAGGCCCTTCACCACGGCAGAGTAGTTGAGGGCCTTCTCTTCCAGGGTGTTGGGGTCCTGGAAGGACGATTCGTTGTCCGAGCTGTGCAGGATCTGGAGGCTGCTGCGGTAGTTACGGATGCACTCGCGCACGCGCAGGGGAGGCTGGAGTTCGCTCAAGAGACTGCCCAGGCTGGCGTTGTCGCTGACCACGCCGCCATGGGCCAGGCCCGGAACGCCGACAATGGCGGCAACGGCCAACATGCTCACGGTACCTTTCATGGATTTACCCTCCCCGGGGCTGAAATGGAATGAGGGAGGTAGGCTAGGCGGCGGGCCTTGCAGTTGCGCGACGGCAGCGTGAACTTTCGTTGACAACCCGGCCGGGGCGATGTCGCTGATTCCGCTCGAGCCCGGCGTGATACTGCCGTAGGGTGTTGCTATCCGGCGCGGCGGAGGGTGAGGTTGATGCGGCTGGCGCCGGCGAAAGGGTGCATTCCATCCGCCAATGCGGCCACGCCGTGATAGCGCAGCCGCGCCGGGCCGCCCCAGACCAGCACGTCCCCGTGGGACAATGGCAGCCGCCGTGGCCGGTCGGCACGGCGTTCGCCGCCGAACAGAAAGACCGCCGGCAGACCCAGCGACACCGACACGATGGGCGCGCGGAAATCGCGCTCATTCTTGTCCTGGTGCAACGATAGCCGTGCGCCAGGATCGTAGCGGTTGATCAGGCAGGCATCCGGCTCGAAACCGGCGAAGCCCGCATCCCTGGCCGCGGTTGCGGCCAGTTCGCGGACGGCGGCGGGCATAGCCGGCCAGGGCTCGCCCGTTAGCGGATCGCGTGGGTCGTAGCGGTAGCCGCGGCGGTCGCTGACCCAGCCCAGTGGGCCGCAGTTGGTCATGGCCACCGACATGGTCCGCCCGCCCGGCGTTTCCATGTGACGCCAGGGCGCGGCCGCGGTCACGGTATCGATGGCCGCGCGCAGCGCCGTCTCGTGCCCGAGGGCAAAGCCTTGCAGCCGCAAGGCCCCCGGGGCCAGGGTTTCCGCACCGCTGGCAGATGCGGCGAACAGGTCCGGCGTGTGGCTCATGCCGCGTCGTGGAACATCACGCCCGGGCTGTAGCGTGCGCCGGCGTGCAGACGGCTGACACCATGCCGAGTATGCAACCGGTGATAACGGCCACTGCTGCCGGCACCGCCGTCACGGTAACGTACGGGGCCCATCTCCATGCCCATGCTCATATCCATGCTCAGGGTTTCGGCGGAGGGCGCATGCAGGCGGATGCAGGTCATGGGTGAATAAACAGAATCGCGTGTCCCGAAGATCGCCCATTCTACCGCCAAATCCCAGCCCCAGGATCCCCGTGCGCT
The Gammaproteobacteria bacterium DNA segment above includes these coding regions:
- a CDS encoding DegQ family serine endoprotease, which translates into the protein MRYHPGKNRPHHARRPARRLPALLAVLAFVTASTVGAALPAAVDGEPLPSLAPMLERAVPAVVNISTRTEVRRELSPLLQDPFFRRFFDIPRERSRKRHSLGSGVVVDAAEGYILTNHHVIDRADEITVTLQDGRNLQAELVGHDPETDIAVVRVPPEGLTALPLADSDDLRVGDFVVAIGSPFGLGQTVTSGIVSAMGRSGLGIEGYEDFIQTDASINPGNSGGALVNLRGELVGINTAILAPGGGNVGIGFAIPANMAREIMAQLVEYGEVRRGYLGVTAQDLTPELATAFGLESRDGAVITEVATGSPGAEAGLRPGDVIVAVNGRRVSNSSDVRNTVGLARLGQEVAIEFLRDGAPMTVTMRSRAPEPEGTAGAQLHPRLADARFAEVDVGGDGRDAVRVGVLAVEQDGAAWNSGLRPGDIILAVNRQRVGGLKAMARELAGSGDTFSLTLQRGSRILRIVLR
- the rmuC gene encoding DNA recombination protein RmuC — protein: MDLQHPLLPWLAALVPLALVAALVAALAVFHGRARRDAQRALERLEASLEQARDRQHEQAHALRALATQMDRMDQHLAAHRGELTTALERGFGANRATQIKALGQLQNHLIRQFAALNDQVKSSLADYEQRAERRDSHGLKVLHDSLSRGTRAMQEQVSGAVKASGEAVSEQVDRLTRSTDERLRDISGQVEKRLAEGFEKTTAVFADVQQRLALIDEAQKRITELSSNVVSLQEVLSDKRSRGAMGEVQLSALVGNVMPEGSYALQHTLPNNRRVDCILFLPDPTGHVAVDSKFPLESWQRMMDETAPEAERQAAGRQFKQDVKRHIKDIAERYILPTVTADGAVMFIPAEAVFAEIQAHHPDLVELSYRSRVWMCSPTTMMAVLNTARAVLKDDATRRQVHIIQDHLSWLGRDFERFRKRMDNLARHIGQAHSDVKDVHISAGKIAERFERIEKVELEGAEEAAALPRAAPGSGDGA
- a CDS encoding SxtJ family membrane protein, which produces MVARPLTTPPPTPSELRAFGLLMAAMVGLVFGLLIPWLWGLAWPLWPWPVAAVFALGALLAPRRLAPVQRLWLRIAHALGWVNTRLVLGLAFSLILVPVGVAMRLFRDPMARRLEPGRTSYRQPGRQPVKQNLERPF
- the alkB gene encoding DNA oxidative demethylase AlkB, yielding MSHTPDLFAASASGAETLAPGALRLQGFALGHETALRAAIDTVTAAAPWRHMETPGGRTMSVAMTNCGPLGWVSDRRGYRYDPRDPLTGEPWPAMPAAVRELAATAARDAGFAGFEPDACLINRYDPGARLSLHQDKNERDFRAPIVSVSLGLPAVFLFGGERRADRPRRLPLSHGDVLVWGGPARLRYHGVAALADGMHPFAGASRINLTLRRAG
- a CDS encoding transglutaminase-like domain-containing protein; the protein is MNKQLPEQLRNLVSSGEEGLDLAAGALLIASLEYPELDAGRYLADLDRMGREVNELAGSGAAPLDALRALNRYLFEQQGFAGNHADYYDPRNSFLNDVLERRTGIPVTLSVVYMEVARRAGLEVDGVPFPGHFLVKLTLEEGEVLLDPYSGGVSLSLEDVEARLAALGGGGQEARHAIPELLNAASKRDILLRMASNLRVIYRNNDDYPRLLALSELLLVLAPDDAEIYRDQALCYEGLEYPAGALKAYRRYLEHAGEPRDRDAVRERMVELGAVAGNVH
- a CDS encoding DUF5989 family protein, encoding MLDLVQDLWAFMRERKKFWLLPIIIVLVLLGALLVFAQGSAVAPFIYTLF
- a CDS encoding sigma-70 family RNA polymerase sigma factor, which produces MSTCAAQIEQATAPFPPDVTRAEFETLVDTYSRDLFRYALWLARDRAVAEDVVQETLLRAWRARSSIRDSKAVKSWLMTIVRREHARLYERYRPEFSDMEVERVAGFDGDDKSTEAFVLRRALETLSPEYREPLELQVLGGHSCEEIGRIMGISRGAVMTRVFRAKHKLRELLESDYGLQTAA
- a CDS encoding carbamoyltransferase; the protein is MTTVLGLSAYYHDSAAALVEDGVIVAAAQEERFSRRKHDARFPGQAVRFCLESRGIHLTDVNQVVFYDKPLVKFERLLETYLAYAPRGFRSFVAAMPVWLQDKLYLKKTLKRELAALAGVKEQALPPLLFTEHHQAHAASAFYPSPFEKAAVLCLDGVGEWATTSAWLGAGRRLEALWQIDFPHSLGLLYSAFTYYTGFRVNSGEYKLMGLAPYGEPRYVDVILERLLDLKADGTFRLNMDYFNYCTGLTMTNGRFHDLFGGPPRTPETPITRHHMDIAASIQKVTEEVVLRLGRTLRAETGAEHLCLAGGVALNCVANGELLRAGVFEDIWVQPAAGDAGGALGAALVVWHEVHDGSHQPIAGDAMAGAYLGPRFSTTEAAQRLEAMGAVAEAIDDAELLPLVATLLADGAVVGWFQGPMEFGPRALGGRSILGDPRSPRMQSVMNLKIKYRESFRPFAPAVLAERAGEWFELDRASPYMLFVAPVAAARRLPPEEDAAGLFGIDRLKVPRSTIPAVTHVDFSARVQTVHEHTNPRFYRLLEAFEARTGCPVLVNTSFNVRGEPIVGSPEDAYRCFMRTEIDYLVVEGLLLAKTDQPPLEGDETWREELEPD
- a CDS encoding bifunctional metallophosphatase/5'-nucleotidase → MKGTVSMLAVAAIVGVPGLAHGGVVSDNASLGSLLSELQPPLRVRECIRNYRSSLQILHSSDNESSFQDPNTLEEKALNYSAVVKGLKQVSRRECIPTLHLTAGDHTIPGPFHRASEEAFGAPGLGDIMMFNAMGLAANGMGNHEFDGGIDEFAVMLREADYPFVAANLDFGNVELDPVTPAIRSGRDGGSCLANRGKVVKSCVVVRGGQRIGLIGRAPADFFNVIEDPDTTLPGLDFVGGRDPATNQPLVSAVSQVLEQVDLLEGRGVNRIILLDHAQDFTGDPLSAGSLRGIDIIVAAGSTGFMARPVAEGPFNLLRPEDSAEADYPTVRVDSEGNTVLVVNSDQQFRYVGNLFVTFDRRGRIADWGDFRNGPVATTAAAIDELEPLVGASELTPDAMVASILDALKQTTLIRDAFFVVGTTDFPLNGQRVDVRSRETNLGNLAADSTIWGAQQNGFPTVDMALKNGGGIRDTIEGPSIIRLAVQAALAFDNTLTVLEMSGDQVLAAMENSVSRATFTDGRFPQVAGMVLAFDTTFAPIEGQASVTVPSRVRGLTITRHDGTVVELVSDGAADATALAEIFVLATNSFTATGGDGFAAFAAATVVGATTVGEQAILEGYIVDVLGGNVSLPDDPANPNRVIRLSE
- a CDS encoding 2OG-Fe(II) oxygenase, producing MDMSMGMEMGPVRYRDGGAGSSGRYHRLHTRHGVSRLHAGARYSPGVMFHDAA
- a CDS encoding response regulator produces the protein MNEHNILIVDDDLSLNAILGLHLQEAGYRIAGARTCREALYLLQDRPFSAALLDYCLPDGTGLDVLRAAREAAPTMGVIMISGVHDAAVRRAALEGGAIDLLRKPISLMELDAALARLAEGLSMADGPLPNYQPQTAG